In Nomascus leucogenys isolate Asia chromosome 8, Asia_NLE_v1, whole genome shotgun sequence, a single genomic region encodes these proteins:
- the GFI1B gene encoding zinc finger protein Gfi-1b isoform X2 → MPRSFLVKSKKAHTYHRPRVQEDEPLWPPALTPVPRDQAPSNGPVLSTLFPNQCLDWTNLKREPELEQDQNLARMVPAPEGPIVLSRPQDGDSPLSDSPPFYKPSFSWDTLASTYGHSYRQAPSTMQSAFLEHSVSLYGSPLVPSTEPALDFSLRYSPGMDAYHCVKCNKVFSTPHGLEVHVRRSHSGTRPFACDICGKTFGHAVSLEQHTHVHSQERSFECRMCGKAFKRSSTLSTHLLIHSDTRPYPCQFCGKRFHQKSDMKKHTYIHTGEKPHKCQVCGKAFSQSSNLITHSRKHTGFKPFSCELCTKGFQRKVDLRRHRESQHNLK, encoded by the exons ATGCCACGCTCCTTCCTGGTGAAGAGCAAGAAGGCTCACACCTACCACCGGCCCCGTGTGCAGGAGGATGAACCGCTCTGGCCTCCTGCCCTTACCCCGG TGCCCAGAGACCAGGCCCCGAGCAACGGCCCTGTGCTCAGCACCCTATTCCCAAACCAGTGCCTGGACTGGACCAACCTCAAACGAGAGCCGGAGCTGGAGCAGGACCAGaacttggccaggatggtcccggcACCAG AGGGCCCCATTGTGCTGTCCCGACCCCAGGACGGGGACTCTCCACTGTCCGACTCACCCCCATTCTACAAGCCCAGCTTCTCCTGGGACACCTTGGCCTCAACCTATGGCCACAGCTACCGGCAGGCCCCCTCCACCATGCAGTCAGCCTTCCTGGAGCACTCCGTCAGCCTGTACGGCAGTCCTCTGGTGCCCAGCACTGAGCCTGCCTTGGACTTCAGCCTCCGCTACTCCCCGGGCATGGATGCGTACCACTGCGTGAAGTGCAACAAG GTCTTCTCCACCCCTCACGGGCTCGAAGTGCATGTGCGACGCTCCCATAGTGGGACCCGGCCCTTCGCCTGTGACATCTGCGGCAAAACCTTCGGCCACGCTGTGAGCCTGGAGCAGCACACGCACGTCCACTCCCAG GAGCGCAGCTTCGAGTGCCGCATGTGCGGCAAGGCCTTCAAGCGCTCTTCCACACTGTCCACCCACCTGCTCATCCACTCAGACACGCGGCCCTACCCCTGCCAGTTCTGCGGCAAGCGTTTCCACCAGAAGTCGGACATGAAGAAGCACACCTACATCCACACGG GTGAGAAGCCTCACAAGTGCCAGGTGTGCGGAAAGGCCTTCAGCCAGAGTTCCAACCTCATCACCCACAGCCGCAAGCACACAGGCTTCAAGCCCTTCAGCTGTGAGCTGTGCACCAAAGGCTTCCAGCGCAAGGTGGACCTGCGGCGGCACCGCGAGAGCCAGCACAATCTCAAGTGA
- the GFI1B gene encoding zinc finger protein Gfi-1b isoform X1, which produces MPRSFLVKSKKAHTYHRPRVQEDEPLWPPALTPVPRDQAPSNGPVLSTLFPNQCLDWTNLKREPELEQDQNLARMVPAPEGPIVLSRPQDGDSPLSDSPPFYKPSFSWDTLASTYGHSYRQAPSTMQSAFLEHSVSLYGSPLVPSTEPALDFSLRYSPGMDAYHCVKCNKVFSTPHGLEVHVRRSHSGTRPFACDICGKTFGHAVSLEQHTHVHSQGIPAGSSPEPAPDPPGPHFLRQERSFECRMCGKAFKRSSTLSTHLLIHSDTRPYPCQFCGKRFHQKSDMKKHTYIHTGEKPHKCQVCGKAFSQSSNLITHSRKHTGFKPFSCELCTKGFQRKVDLRRHRESQHNLK; this is translated from the exons ATGCCACGCTCCTTCCTGGTGAAGAGCAAGAAGGCTCACACCTACCACCGGCCCCGTGTGCAGGAGGATGAACCGCTCTGGCCTCCTGCCCTTACCCCGG TGCCCAGAGACCAGGCCCCGAGCAACGGCCCTGTGCTCAGCACCCTATTCCCAAACCAGTGCCTGGACTGGACCAACCTCAAACGAGAGCCGGAGCTGGAGCAGGACCAGaacttggccaggatggtcccggcACCAG AGGGCCCCATTGTGCTGTCCCGACCCCAGGACGGGGACTCTCCACTGTCCGACTCACCCCCATTCTACAAGCCCAGCTTCTCCTGGGACACCTTGGCCTCAACCTATGGCCACAGCTACCGGCAGGCCCCCTCCACCATGCAGTCAGCCTTCCTGGAGCACTCCGTCAGCCTGTACGGCAGTCCTCTGGTGCCCAGCACTGAGCCTGCCTTGGACTTCAGCCTCCGCTACTCCCCGGGCATGGATGCGTACCACTGCGTGAAGTGCAACAAG GTCTTCTCCACCCCTCACGGGCTCGAAGTGCATGTGCGACGCTCCCATAGTGGGACCCGGCCCTTCGCCTGTGACATCTGCGGCAAAACCTTCGGCCACGCTGTGAGCCTGGAGCAGCACACGCACGTCCACTCCCAG GGGATCCCGGCCGGGTCCAGTCCTGAGCCTGCGCCTGACCCCCCGGGGCCTCATTTCCTCCGGCAGGAGCGCAGCTTCGAGTGCCGCATGTGCGGCAAGGCCTTCAAGCGCTCTTCCACACTGTCCACCCACCTGCTCATCCACTCAGACACGCGGCCCTACCCCTGCCAGTTCTGCGGCAAGCGTTTCCACCAGAAGTCGGACATGAAGAAGCACACCTACATCCACACGG GTGAGAAGCCTCACAAGTGCCAGGTGTGCGGAAAGGCCTTCAGCCAGAGTTCCAACCTCATCACCCACAGCCGCAAGCACACAGGCTTCAAGCCCTTCAGCTGTGAGCTGTGCACCAAAGGCTTCCAGCGCAAGGTGGACCTGCGGCGGCACCGCGAGAGCCAGCACAATCTCAAGTGA
- the GFI1B gene encoding zinc finger protein Gfi-1b isoform X3 gives MPRSFLVKSKKAHTYHRPRVQEDEPLWPPALTPVPRDQAPSNGPVLSTLFPNQCLDWTNLKREPELEQDQNLARMVPAPEGPIVLSRPQDGDSPLSDSPPFYKPSFSWDTLASTYGHSYRQAPSTMQSAFLEHSVSLYGSPLVPSTEPALDFSLRYSPGMDAYHCVKCNKERSFECRMCGKAFKRSSTLSTHLLIHSDTRPYPCQFCGKRFHQKSDMKKHTYIHTGEKPHKCQVCGKAFSQSSNLITHSRKHTGFKPFSCELCTKGFQRKVDLRRHRESQHNLK, from the exons ATGCCACGCTCCTTCCTGGTGAAGAGCAAGAAGGCTCACACCTACCACCGGCCCCGTGTGCAGGAGGATGAACCGCTCTGGCCTCCTGCCCTTACCCCGG TGCCCAGAGACCAGGCCCCGAGCAACGGCCCTGTGCTCAGCACCCTATTCCCAAACCAGTGCCTGGACTGGACCAACCTCAAACGAGAGCCGGAGCTGGAGCAGGACCAGaacttggccaggatggtcccggcACCAG AGGGCCCCATTGTGCTGTCCCGACCCCAGGACGGGGACTCTCCACTGTCCGACTCACCCCCATTCTACAAGCCCAGCTTCTCCTGGGACACCTTGGCCTCAACCTATGGCCACAGCTACCGGCAGGCCCCCTCCACCATGCAGTCAGCCTTCCTGGAGCACTCCGTCAGCCTGTACGGCAGTCCTCTGGTGCCCAGCACTGAGCCTGCCTTGGACTTCAGCCTCCGCTACTCCCCGGGCATGGATGCGTACCACTGCGTGAAGTGCAACAAG GAGCGCAGCTTCGAGTGCCGCATGTGCGGCAAGGCCTTCAAGCGCTCTTCCACACTGTCCACCCACCTGCTCATCCACTCAGACACGCGGCCCTACCCCTGCCAGTTCTGCGGCAAGCGTTTCCACCAGAAGTCGGACATGAAGAAGCACACCTACATCCACACGG GTGAGAAGCCTCACAAGTGCCAGGTGTGCGGAAAGGCCTTCAGCCAGAGTTCCAACCTCATCACCCACAGCCGCAAGCACACAGGCTTCAAGCCCTTCAGCTGTGAGCTGTGCACCAAAGGCTTCCAGCGCAAGGTGGACCTGCGGCGGCACCGCGAGAGCCAGCACAATCTCAAGTGA